A region of Gammaproteobacteria bacterium DNA encodes the following proteins:
- a CDS encoding rhodanese-related sulfurtransferase, with translation MSNITVCAMYKFVRLENFEKLQQPLLDVMKEHDVYGTLLLAYEGINGTIAGTQQAIEAILSFLAQDERLNSISYKVSFNSENPFQRTKVKLKKEIVTMGVEGVDPNQVVGTYVKPQDWNALISDPDVILVDTRNDYEVEIGTFKNAINPNTKTFREFPQYVADNLDKTKHKKVAMYCTGGIRCEKSTAYLKDQGFEEVYHLEGGILKYLEEVPATESMWEGECFVFDSRVAVNHDLEQGQYDQCFACRFPLTEPEKQSPHYVKGVSCHRCIDKFTDEQRSRFEERERQMMLAQARGEDHIGGNVEQLIGERRQQKIDRKNVDKVS, from the coding sequence ATGAGTAATATCACTGTTTGTGCAATGTATAAGTTCGTTCGTCTTGAAAATTTCGAGAAGCTACAGCAACCTCTACTAGATGTCATGAAAGAACATGATGTTTACGGCACCTTACTATTAGCTTACGAAGGCATTAACGGTACTATTGCAGGAACACAGCAAGCAATTGAAGCAATATTGAGTTTTCTTGCTCAAGACGAACGTCTAAATAGCATCTCTTATAAAGTATCCTTTAATAGTGAAAACCCATTCCAACGGACTAAGGTTAAATTAAAGAAAGAGATCGTAACAATGGGCGTTGAGGGTGTTGATCCTAACCAAGTCGTTGGGACCTACGTTAAACCACAAGATTGGAATGCGCTAATTTCTGATCCCGATGTGATCTTGGTCGATACTCGTAATGATTATGAAGTGGAAATTGGCACATTCAAAAATGCTATCAACCCTAACACCAAAACCTTCCGTGAATTCCCACAATATGTTGCTGACAACTTAGATAAAACTAAGCATAAGAAAGTGGCGATGTATTGTACTGGCGGCATTCGCTGTGAAAAGTCGACTGCTTATCTTAAAGACCAAGGTTTTGAAGAGGTTTACCATCTTGAAGGTGGCATTTTAAAATATCTCGAGGAAGTACCTGCGACAGAATCAATGTGGGAAGGTGAATGTTTCGTGTTTGACAGCCGAGTAGCAGTAAACCACGATTTAGAGCAAGGTCAATACGACCAGTGTTTCGCGTGCCGTTTCCCGCTGACCGAACCAGAAAAGCAAAGCCCTCACTATGTAAAAGGCGTTAGCTGTCATCGCTGTATTGATAAATTCACTGATGAGCAACGTAGTCGTTTTGAAGAACGCGAACGCCAAATGATGCTAGCGCAAGCGCGTGGTGAAGATCATATTGGTGGTAACGTTGAGCAATTAATTGGTGAACGCCGCCAACAGAAAATCGATCGTAAAAATGTTGATAAAGTGAGTTAA